A window of Burkholderia ubonensis contains these coding sequences:
- a CDS encoding GntR family transcriptional regulator, which translates to MNDKRPALVYATRAEAAANELRRRILTGEYVDGYQLRQDALATELGISRIPLREALVQLESEGLVKILPHKGAIVSELSPEDITELFELRALLEPVLLKKSIPKLTAEDFARLDAILDEYSAVLHASQSGRWGELNTELHQLLLSRAEQPKTAAIVASLLQQTDRYTRVQLSLSEAARDVAESEHAELVALCRKGDGRAAALLLKRHIEHAGGELNAFLRERRLGR; encoded by the coding sequence ATGAACGACAAACGCCCCGCCCTCGTCTACGCCACGCGTGCCGAGGCCGCCGCGAACGAACTGCGCCGTCGCATCCTGACCGGCGAGTACGTCGACGGCTACCAGCTTCGCCAGGACGCGCTGGCCACCGAGCTCGGGATCAGCCGCATCCCGCTGCGCGAAGCCCTCGTGCAGCTGGAAAGCGAAGGGCTCGTGAAAATCCTGCCGCACAAGGGCGCGATCGTCTCCGAGCTGTCGCCCGAAGACATCACCGAGCTGTTCGAACTGCGCGCGCTGCTCGAGCCCGTGCTGCTGAAAAAGTCGATTCCGAAGCTCACGGCGGAAGACTTCGCGCGGCTCGACGCGATCCTCGACGAATACAGCGCGGTGCTGCACGCGAGCCAGTCCGGTCGCTGGGGGGAACTGAACACCGAGCTGCATCAACTGCTGCTGTCGCGCGCGGAGCAGCCGAAGACGGCCGCGATCGTCGCATCGCTGCTGCAGCAGACCGATCGCTACACGCGCGTTCAGCTGTCGCTGTCGGAGGCCGCGCGCGACGTGGCCGAGTCCGAGCATGCGGAACTGGTCGCGCTGTGCCGCAAGGGCGATGGGCGCGCTGCGGCGTTGCTGCTGAAGCGCCACATCGAGCACGCGGGCGGCGAACTGAACGCGTTCCTGCGCGAACGACGCCTAGGCCGCTGA
- a CDS encoding TRAP transporter small permease translates to MTRRTSPNGAAAVGAPDARGGAAPCRARATPLLHCANDLLFRALAVIASLCLAALTVLVFYAVVMRYVFENAPDFVEPIALLLVIVIAMFGAAMKVRDGGHIGLDSLVQRLPPKGRTVVIAIQHLCLIAFAIAIIAGCGSMAAETMGDRIPIIGLPEGVRYLITIPAAITIILFSLEHLLALRRSSSGH, encoded by the coding sequence GTGACCCGTCGCACTTCACCGAATGGCGCCGCGGCCGTCGGCGCGCCCGACGCGCGCGGCGGCGCGGCGCCGTGCCGCGCGCGCGCGACGCCGCTGCTGCACTGCGCGAACGACCTGCTGTTCCGCGCGCTCGCGGTGATCGCGTCGCTGTGTCTCGCGGCGCTCACGGTGCTGGTGTTCTACGCGGTCGTGATGCGCTACGTGTTCGAGAACGCGCCCGATTTCGTCGAGCCGATCGCGTTGCTGCTGGTGATCGTCATCGCGATGTTCGGCGCGGCGATGAAGGTGCGCGACGGCGGCCACATCGGCCTCGATTCGCTCGTGCAGCGCCTGCCGCCGAAGGGGCGCACCGTCGTGATCGCGATCCAGCATCTGTGCCTGATCGCGTTCGCGATCGCGATCATCGCCGGCTGCGGCAGCATGGCGGCCGAGACGATGGGCGACCGCATTCCGATCATCGGGTTGCCCGAAGGCGTGCGCTATCTGATCACGATTCCCGCAGCGATCACCATCATCCTTTTCTCGCTCGAGCACCTGCTCGCGCTCCGTCGTTCTTCGTCGGGACATTAA
- a CDS encoding alpha/beta fold hydrolase has protein sequence MLTRTIHGSTLHYHDHGTGFPVLLGHSYLWDAAMWAPQIDALSRRYRVIVPDLWGHGASGPLPAGTQTLDDLAAHASALLDALEIEQCAVVGLSVGGMWGARLALREPQRVRSLVLMDASLEAEPDATRLRYFGMLDAIAAAGKIAPPLLDAIVPLFFRPDANLSDPVASAFRAALAGLPADRLRESIVPLGRLIFGRPDTLAALADLDAARTLLMCGAGDMARPPSETEKMAGVIGCRHVLVPDAGHISNLENPAFVTRTLLDWFDEQKLAAA, from the coding sequence ATGCTCACCCGCACCATCCACGGCAGCACGCTGCATTACCACGATCACGGCACCGGCTTCCCGGTGCTGCTCGGACACAGCTATCTGTGGGACGCGGCGATGTGGGCGCCGCAGATCGACGCGCTGTCGCGCCGGTATCGCGTGATCGTGCCCGACCTGTGGGGGCATGGCGCATCGGGTCCGCTGCCGGCCGGCACGCAGACGCTCGACGATCTCGCCGCGCATGCGAGCGCGTTGCTCGACGCGCTCGAGATCGAGCAATGCGCGGTGGTCGGCCTGAGCGTCGGCGGGATGTGGGGCGCGCGGCTCGCGTTGCGCGAACCGCAGCGCGTGCGCTCGCTCGTATTGATGGACGCGTCGCTCGAAGCCGAGCCCGACGCGACGCGGCTGCGCTACTTCGGGATGCTCGATGCGATCGCCGCCGCCGGCAAGATTGCGCCACCGCTGCTCGATGCGATCGTGCCGCTGTTCTTCCGCCCGGACGCGAATCTGTCGGACCCGGTGGCGAGCGCATTTCGCGCCGCACTCGCCGGCCTGCCTGCCGACCGGCTGCGCGAGTCGATCGTCCCGCTCGGCCGGCTGATTTTCGGGCGTCCGGACACGCTGGCCGCACTCGCCGACCTCGATGCCGCGCGCACGCTGCTGATGTGCGGCGCCGGCGACATGGCGCGGCCGCCGTCGGAGACGGAGAAGATGGCAGGCGTGATCGGCTGCCGCCACGTGCTGGTGCCGGACGCCGGCCACATCTCGAACCTCGAGAATCCCGCCTTCGTCACGCGCACGCTGCTCGACTGGTTCGACGAGCAGAAGCTCGCCGCGGCTTGA
- a CDS encoding TRAP transporter substrate-binding protein translates to MKHRFTRSRTAVAVALMAGFAVSAHARVFRSADVHGDNFPTNMAVKYMGDELSKLTGGKDSIKVFGNSALGSEKDTVDQVRIGAIDMARVNGASFNEIVPESLIPSFPFLFRDVDHFRKAMYGPAGQKILDAFAAKGMIALTFYESGARSIYAKRPVRSPADMKGLKVRVQPSDLMVDEIKAMGGTPTPMPFAEVYTGLKTGLVDAAENNLPSYEETKHFEVAPDYSETQHAMTPEVLVFSKKIWDTLSPQEQAAIKKAAADSVPYYQKLWTAREASAQQTVTKGGAKIVPAAQIDRAAFVKAMQPLWAKYEKTPQMKQIVDEIEATK, encoded by the coding sequence ATGAAGCACCGATTCACCCGCTCCCGTACCGCCGTGGCCGTCGCGCTGATGGCAGGCTTCGCCGTATCCGCGCACGCGCGCGTGTTCCGCTCGGCGGACGTGCATGGCGACAACTTCCCGACCAACATGGCGGTCAAGTACATGGGCGACGAACTGTCGAAGCTCACGGGCGGCAAGGACTCGATCAAGGTGTTCGGCAACAGCGCGCTCGGCTCGGAGAAGGACACGGTCGACCAGGTGCGGATCGGCGCGATCGACATGGCGCGCGTGAACGGCGCCTCGTTCAACGAGATCGTGCCCGAGTCGCTGATCCCGTCGTTCCCGTTCTTGTTCCGCGACGTCGACCATTTCCGCAAGGCGATGTACGGTCCCGCCGGCCAGAAGATCCTCGACGCGTTCGCGGCGAAGGGCATGATCGCGCTGACGTTCTACGAGAGCGGCGCGCGCTCGATCTACGCGAAGCGCCCGGTGCGCTCGCCGGCCGACATGAAGGGCCTGAAGGTGCGCGTGCAACCGTCGGACCTGATGGTCGACGAGATCAAGGCAATGGGCGGCACGCCCACGCCGATGCCGTTCGCCGAGGTGTACACGGGCCTGAAGACGGGCCTCGTCGATGCGGCGGAAAACAATCTGCCGTCGTACGAGGAAACCAAGCACTTCGAAGTCGCGCCCGACTACTCGGAGACGCAGCACGCGATGACGCCCGAAGTGCTGGTGTTCTCGAAGAAGATCTGGGACACGCTGTCGCCGCAGGAGCAGGCCGCGATCAAGAAGGCCGCGGCGGATTCGGTGCCGTACTACCAGAAGCTGTGGACCGCGCGCGAGGCGTCTGCGCAGCAGACGGTGACGAAGGGCGGCGCGAAGATCGTGCCGGCCGCGCAGATCGATCGTGCGGCGTTCGTGAAGGCGATGCAGCCGCTGTGGGCCAAGTATGAAAAGACCCCGCAGATGAAGCAGATCGTCGACGAGATCGAGGCCACCAAGTGA
- a CDS encoding TRAP transporter large permease, giving the protein MELAILSVSFLIFLVLGVPVSFALGIACVLTYLVEGLPIATAMQSMISGMNAFSFLAVPFFIFSGELMLHGGIADRILRFAQATVGHFRGGLGMANVVACTLFGGVSGSPTADTSAMGGVVIPLMKREGYSAAYAVNVTTHASLAGALMPTSTNMIIYAFAAQGITGMLHGQQVSGVSIGDLLFSGLLPVLWVMGFVLAAAYWQAVRHGYPRREDGSSALPAFPGWYAVLRSFVGAVPGLMVIAIILVCVAKGIATATEAAAIAVVYSLVLTALVYRTLTVEKLRRALSHAARTTGVVLLLIAVSNMLRFQMSYLEIPDAIEGLLKQSTAAPWLMLLYINVIQVFLGTFVDMAAHILITTPLFLPIAMACGVGPVQFGIMLLLNCSLGLVHPPIGSVQFVGCAIGNVSIGETTKMAWPYYLAIFSAINIVTYMPFFSTWLPSLISGHAVF; this is encoded by the coding sequence ATGGAACTCGCGATCCTGTCCGTCAGTTTTCTGATTTTCCTCGTGCTTGGCGTGCCCGTGTCGTTCGCGCTCGGCATCGCATGCGTGCTGACCTACCTCGTCGAAGGGCTGCCGATCGCCACCGCGATGCAGTCGATGATCTCGGGGATGAACGCGTTCTCGTTCCTCGCGGTGCCGTTCTTCATCTTTTCCGGCGAACTGATGCTGCACGGCGGCATCGCCGACCGGATCCTGCGCTTCGCGCAGGCGACCGTCGGCCATTTTCGCGGCGGCCTCGGGATGGCCAACGTCGTCGCCTGTACGCTGTTCGGCGGCGTGTCGGGCTCGCCGACCGCCGACACGTCGGCGATGGGCGGCGTGGTGATCCCGTTGATGAAGCGCGAGGGCTACAGCGCGGCGTACGCGGTCAACGTGACGACCCACGCGTCGCTCGCCGGCGCGCTGATGCCGACGTCGACCAACATGATCATCTACGCGTTCGCCGCGCAGGGCATCACCGGGATGCTGCACGGCCAGCAGGTGAGCGGCGTGTCGATCGGCGACCTGCTGTTTTCCGGGCTGCTGCCGGTGCTGTGGGTGATGGGCTTCGTGCTCGCCGCCGCGTACTGGCAGGCCGTGCGTCACGGCTATCCGCGCCGCGAGGACGGCTCGTCCGCGCTGCCCGCGTTCCCCGGCTGGTATGCGGTGCTGCGCAGCTTCGTCGGCGCGGTGCCCGGCCTGATGGTGATCGCGATCATCCTCGTGTGCGTCGCGAAGGGGATCGCCACCGCGACCGAAGCGGCGGCCATCGCGGTCGTGTACTCGCTCGTGCTGACCGCGCTCGTCTATCGCACGCTGACCGTCGAGAAGCTGCGGCGCGCGCTGTCGCATGCGGCGCGCACGACGGGCGTCGTGCTGCTGCTGATCGCCGTGTCGAACATGCTGCGCTTCCAGATGTCGTATCTGGAGATCCCGGATGCGATCGAAGGGCTGCTCAAGCAGTCGACCGCCGCGCCGTGGCTGATGCTGCTGTACATCAACGTCATCCAGGTATTCCTCGGCACCTTCGTCGACATGGCCGCACACATCCTGATCACGACTCCGCTGTTCCTGCCGATCGCGATGGCCTGCGGCGTCGGGCCCGTGCAGTTCGGCATCATGCTGCTGCTGAACTGCTCGCTCGGCCTCGTGCATCCGCCGATCGGCTCGGTGCAGTTCGTCGGCTGCGCGATCGGCAACGTGTCGATCGGCGAGACGACCAAGATGGCGTGGCCGTATTACCTCGCGATCTTCAGCGCGATCAACATCGTCACGTACATGCCGTTCTTCTCCACCTGGCTGCCGAGCCTGATCAGCGGGCACGCGGTGTTCTGA
- a CDS encoding dihydrodipicolinate synthase family protein, whose product MSENIFTGTIPALMTPCTAERQPDFDALVKKGKELVALGMRAVVYCGSMGDWPLLTEAQRQEGVARLVAAGVPTIVGTGAVNSKEAVSHAAHAAKVGAHGLMVIPRVLSRGASPAAQKAHFSAILKAAPNLPAVIYNSPYYGFATRADLFFELRREHPNLIGFKEFGGAADMRYAAENITSQDANVTLMAGVDTQVFHGFVNCGAAGAITGIGNALPREVLQLVDLCKKAAQGDAVARGRAKELEAALAVLSSFDEGCDLVLFYKHLMVLNGDTEYTLHFNETDALSDAQRNYAEAQYTLFRNWYANWSKTIA is encoded by the coding sequence ATGAGCGAGAACATTTTCACCGGCACCATTCCGGCCCTGATGACGCCGTGTACCGCCGAGCGTCAGCCGGATTTCGACGCGCTGGTGAAGAAGGGCAAGGAGCTGGTGGCGCTGGGCATGCGCGCGGTAGTGTACTGCGGCTCGATGGGCGACTGGCCGCTGCTCACCGAAGCGCAACGTCAGGAAGGCGTCGCGCGGCTGGTCGCAGCCGGCGTGCCGACCATCGTCGGCACGGGCGCGGTGAATTCGAAGGAAGCCGTCTCGCACGCCGCTCACGCGGCGAAGGTCGGCGCGCACGGGCTGATGGTGATTCCGCGCGTGCTGTCGCGCGGCGCATCGCCGGCCGCGCAGAAGGCGCACTTCTCCGCGATCCTGAAGGCCGCGCCGAACCTGCCTGCGGTGATCTACAACAGCCCGTACTACGGCTTCGCGACGCGCGCCGACCTGTTCTTCGAACTGCGCCGCGAGCATCCGAACCTGATCGGCTTCAAGGAATTCGGCGGCGCCGCAGACATGCGCTATGCGGCCGAAAACATCACGTCGCAAGACGCAAACGTCACGCTGATGGCCGGCGTCGACACGCAGGTGTTCCACGGCTTCGTCAATTGCGGTGCGGCCGGCGCGATCACCGGCATCGGCAATGCGCTGCCGCGCGAAGTGCTGCAGCTCGTCGACCTGTGCAAGAAGGCCGCGCAGGGCGACGCCGTGGCGCGCGGTCGCGCGAAGGAACTCGAAGCGGCGCTCGCCGTGCTGTCGTCGTTCGACGAAGGCTGCGACCTCGTGCTGTTCTACAAGCACCTGATGGTGCTGAACGGCGACACGGAATACACGCTGCACTTCAACGAAACCGATGCGCTGAGCGACGCGCAACGCAACTACGCTGAAGCGCAGTACACGCTGTTCCGCAACTGGTACGCGAACTGGTCGAAGACGATCGCGTAA
- a CDS encoding alpha/beta fold hydrolase, translating to MSAHFTDDDLVRFEEQGGPPLPAADAEGWLDHDGARIWHASFGDGPPVVLLHGGLGHAGNWGCQVPAVLAAGYRAVLIDSRGHGRSTRDARPYSYECMASDVRAVLDALRIERARFVGWSDGACVALVLAARTPQRAAGVFFFACNMDPSGTKEFVPSPLIDRCFARHRKDYARLSATPDGFEPFVAAVSEMMRTQPNYGACELAAITVPVAIVQGEHDEFIRAEHAAYLVRTIPGATLTILPGVSHFAPLQRPARFNAAMQAFLERTTG from the coding sequence ATGAGCGCGCACTTCACCGACGACGATCTCGTCCGTTTCGAAGAGCAGGGCGGGCCGCCGCTGCCCGCGGCCGACGCCGAAGGATGGCTCGACCATGACGGCGCGCGCATCTGGCACGCGTCGTTCGGAGATGGGCCGCCCGTCGTGCTGCTGCATGGCGGCCTCGGCCACGCCGGCAACTGGGGCTGCCAGGTGCCGGCCGTGCTGGCGGCCGGCTATCGCGCGGTCCTGATCGACAGCCGCGGCCACGGCCGCAGCACGCGCGACGCGCGCCCCTATTCGTACGAATGCATGGCATCCGACGTGCGCGCAGTACTCGACGCGCTGCGCATCGAGCGCGCGCGCTTCGTCGGCTGGAGCGACGGCGCATGCGTTGCGCTGGTGCTGGCCGCGCGCACGCCGCAGCGGGCGGCGGGCGTCTTCTTCTTCGCGTGCAACATGGATCCGAGCGGGACGAAGGAATTCGTGCCGAGCCCGTTGATCGATCGCTGCTTCGCGCGGCACCGCAAGGACTACGCACGCCTGTCGGCGACGCCGGACGGCTTCGAGCCGTTCGTGGCCGCCGTCAGCGAGATGATGCGCACGCAACCGAATTACGGCGCGTGCGAGCTTGCGGCGATCACGGTGCCGGTCGCGATCGTGCAGGGTGAGCACGACGAGTTCATCCGCGCCGAACATGCGGCATACCTCGTGCGCACGATTCCGGGCGCGACGCTGACGATCCTGCCGGGCGTCAGCCATTTCGCGCCGCTGCAGCGCCCGGCCCGGTTCAATGCGGCGATGCAGGCGTTTCTCGAGCGCACGACCGGCTGA